A genomic region of Kribbella sp. NBC_00382 contains the following coding sequences:
- a CDS encoding L-lactate permease, producing MGWIQNYQPAGPLWLSALVAALPVVVLLVALGIVRLSAPLSAALSLLTALGVALLAYGMPAKLAFDSAAMGIVFGVWSVAWIAFHAVYFHNVTVATGRFEQIKAVLAGFSEDRRLQALLIAFGFGALLEGIAGGGSPIAITAAMMAALGFPSIRAVVLALLANTAPVAFGGLGNPLIVLGRLTAPILGMKQDQATDLYSAMVGRQLPFLALIVPAFLVIVMAGWKRMLEVWPAVLTTGLTFAVMQYVTSNFISPSLVDVIAALAAMGSLWVLTRFWEPPTIWRFDDETTPVEQKVGLSTGALTAWMPYVILIVAIFASRIGSIIKNLPTWLDLSALLHRADWKFPWPGLHNEVIQHAPITAKDAPYAATITIDWLFSPGTIALIAALIAGFAMGAKPGLLLATYRKTLHQMRWALLTIFMILAIAFVMNYSGATQTLGLALATAGVLFPVFSAYIGWLGVFLTGSDASANSLFGPMQVISAQQLHISPILAGATNTAGGVMAKMISPQNLAIGATAIGQGGKEGQLLRMTFWWSLILAFVVGIIALVQATVLTWMIPG from the coding sequence GTGGGCTGGATCCAGAACTATCAACCGGCCGGCCCCCTGTGGCTCTCGGCTTTGGTGGCCGCATTGCCGGTGGTCGTCTTGCTGGTCGCACTCGGAATCGTGCGGCTTTCGGCGCCGCTGTCGGCCGCGCTCTCGCTGCTCACCGCACTCGGAGTCGCGCTGCTCGCGTACGGGATGCCGGCCAAGCTGGCCTTCGACTCGGCGGCGATGGGCATCGTCTTCGGTGTCTGGTCCGTCGCATGGATCGCGTTCCACGCCGTCTACTTCCACAACGTCACCGTGGCCACGGGACGGTTCGAGCAGATCAAGGCGGTACTGGCCGGGTTCAGCGAGGATCGCCGGCTGCAGGCGCTGCTGATCGCGTTCGGATTCGGCGCGCTGTTGGAAGGCATCGCGGGCGGTGGCTCGCCGATCGCGATCACCGCGGCGATGATGGCGGCGCTCGGCTTCCCGTCGATCCGCGCGGTGGTACTGGCCCTGCTGGCCAACACCGCGCCGGTGGCCTTCGGCGGCCTCGGCAACCCGCTGATCGTGCTCGGCCGGCTGACGGCTCCGATCCTCGGCATGAAGCAAGATCAAGCCACCGACCTGTACTCCGCGATGGTCGGCCGGCAGCTCCCCTTCCTCGCCCTGATCGTGCCGGCGTTCCTGGTGATCGTCATGGCGGGCTGGAAGCGGATGCTCGAGGTCTGGCCGGCCGTACTGACCACCGGCCTGACCTTCGCCGTGATGCAGTACGTGACCTCGAACTTCATCAGCCCCAGCCTCGTCGACGTGATCGCGGCGCTGGCCGCGATGGGCTCGCTCTGGGTGCTCACCCGCTTCTGGGAGCCGCCGACAATCTGGCGCTTCGACGACGAGACCACCCCAGTGGAACAAAAAGTCGGGCTCAGTACCGGCGCGCTCACCGCCTGGATGCCGTACGTCATCCTGATCGTCGCGATCTTCGCCTCCCGGATCGGCTCCATCATCAAGAACCTGCCGACCTGGCTGGACCTGAGCGCGCTCCTCCACCGTGCCGACTGGAAGTTCCCCTGGCCGGGCCTGCACAACGAGGTCATCCAGCACGCCCCGATCACCGCCAAGGACGCCCCGTACGCCGCCACGATCACTATCGACTGGCTCTTCTCACCCGGCACGATCGCCTTGATCGCAGCCCTCATCGCCGGATTCGCCATGGGAGCCAAGCCGGGCCTCCTCTTAGCCACTTACCGCAAGACTCTCCACCAAATGCGCTGGGCCCTGCTGACCATCTTCATGATCCTCGCCATCGCGTTCGTCATGAACTACTCCGGCGCCACCCAAACCCTCGGCCTCGCACTGGCCACCGCAGGCGTGCTGTTCCCGGTGTTCTCGGCGTACATCGGCTGGCTAGGCGTATTCCTCACCGGCTCGGACGCATCAGCCAACAGCCTGTTCGGCCCGATGCAGGTGATCTCAGCCCAGCAACTCCACATCAGCCCGATTCTGGCCGGCGCCACCAACACCGCCGGCGGCGTAATGGCCAAAATGATCTCCCCGCAGAACCTGGCCATCGGCGCCACCGCGATCGGCCAGGGCGGCAAAGAAGGCCAACTACTCAGAATGACCTTCTGGTGGTCCCTAATCCTTGCCTTCGTAGTCGGCATCATCGCCTTGGTCCAGGCAACGGTCCTGACCTGGATGATCCCGGGCTGA
- a CDS encoding DHA2 family efflux MFS transporter permease subunit: MSTQTLAEPAAPATSPAYKWRWIVLGTVLVAEIMDLVDATIVNIAAPSIRADLGGSEAAMQWMLAGYTLAFAIGLVTFGRLGDLVGRRRLFLIGAAGFTLTSALCGFATSPELLIGSRIAQGLLGAVMIPQGFAILKAVFPPAEIGKAFSLFGPVMGLSAVAGPIIAGVLIDANWFDAGWRMIFFINVPIGILALFGALRYMPEVKAKGARRLDTLGVLLISLASGFLIYPLVQGRELGWPAWSIAMLISSVAVFALFGWRERRSGNPVIDPSLFRNRGYVAGLGVISTFFLAMSGFMLVFNLFTQLGLHYSPLKAGLAMVPFSLGIAIGAPLSGGLLAPKLGRTALQLGIVVMTVAMVGVWFTLHVHGDATTIWNLVPATLATGIGAGMVFAPLFDIILASIDDQAAGSASGVLTAMQQYGGAIGVAVIGTIFFQLLPEHQFLGATKTAVLVAVGLFIVSLLVTFALPKRAREGVHAH, from the coding sequence ATGAGCACCCAAACCCTGGCCGAACCGGCCGCGCCGGCCACCTCCCCGGCGTACAAGTGGCGCTGGATCGTGCTCGGCACCGTGCTGGTCGCCGAGATCATGGATCTGGTCGACGCCACCATCGTGAACATCGCGGCCCCCTCGATCCGGGCCGACCTCGGCGGCTCCGAGGCGGCGATGCAGTGGATGCTGGCCGGCTACACGCTCGCCTTCGCGATCGGGCTGGTCACCTTCGGCCGGCTCGGCGACCTGGTCGGCCGGCGCCGGCTGTTCCTGATCGGCGCGGCCGGCTTCACCCTCACCTCGGCGCTCTGCGGGTTCGCCACCTCGCCGGAGCTGCTGATCGGCAGCCGGATCGCCCAGGGATTGCTGGGCGCGGTGATGATCCCGCAGGGCTTCGCCATCCTGAAGGCGGTCTTCCCACCGGCCGAGATCGGCAAGGCGTTCAGCCTGTTCGGTCCGGTGATGGGGCTGTCCGCGGTGGCCGGCCCGATCATCGCCGGGGTGCTGATCGACGCGAACTGGTTCGACGCCGGCTGGCGGATGATCTTCTTCATCAACGTCCCGATCGGGATCCTCGCGCTCTTCGGCGCTCTCCGCTACATGCCGGAAGTGAAAGCCAAGGGGGCACGACGCCTCGACACCCTCGGCGTGCTCCTGATCAGCCTTGCCTCCGGTTTCCTGATCTACCCGCTGGTGCAGGGCCGTGAGCTCGGCTGGCCGGCCTGGTCGATCGCGATGCTGATCTCGTCCGTCGCCGTCTTCGCCCTGTTCGGCTGGCGTGAGCGCCGGTCCGGCAACCCCGTGATCGACCCGTCGCTGTTCCGCAACCGCGGGTACGTCGCAGGGCTCGGCGTCATCTCCACGTTCTTCCTCGCGATGTCCGGTTTCATGCTGGTCTTCAACCTCTTCACCCAGCTCGGACTGCACTACAGCCCACTGAAGGCCGGCCTCGCGATGGTGCCGTTCTCCCTCGGGATCGCGATCGGCGCGCCGCTGTCCGGCGGGCTGCTGGCGCCTAAGTTGGGCCGGACCGCGCTGCAGCTGGGCATCGTGGTGATGACGGTGGCGATGGTCGGAGTCTGGTTCACCCTGCACGTGCACGGCGACGCGACGACGATCTGGAATCTCGTACCGGCCACGCTGGCGACCGGGATCGGCGCGGGCATGGTGTTCGCTCCGCTCTTCGACATCATCCTGGCGTCGATCGACGACCAGGCGGCGGGCTCGGCTTCCGGCGTACTGACCGCCATGCAGCAGTACGGCGGGGCGATCGGCGTCGCGGTGATCGGCACGATCTTCTTCCAGCTCCTGCCGGAACACCAGTTCCTCGGCGCCACCAAGACGGCCGTCCTGGTCGCCGTCGGACTCTTCATCGTCAGCCTGCTGGTCACCTTCGCCCTCCCCAAGCGGGCGCGTGAAGGCGTACATGCTCACTGA
- a CDS encoding TetR/AcrR family transcriptional regulator, translating into MNQSPWQPISPEKPARPVREPLSRERIVDAALSVLLDQGYEAVSMRKVAQVLNTGPASLYAHVANKKELDQLMLERAAQGIELEEPDPERWQEQLKDSMRQMLRMMRAYPGVARAAIGQVPLGERALESSENMLGILKAGKLPDQVAAFAVDLIPLYVTATAFEESVQRADDWTEADIAEFVGGLRRFFDGLPREKFPLMVSLAAALTAGTGGDERFEFGVQVIVAGLASLAEN; encoded by the coding sequence ATGAACCAGTCGCCGTGGCAACCCATCAGCCCCGAGAAGCCGGCCCGGCCGGTCCGCGAGCCGCTCAGCCGGGAGCGGATCGTCGACGCGGCGCTGAGCGTTCTGCTCGATCAGGGCTACGAGGCGGTCTCGATGCGCAAGGTCGCCCAGGTGCTGAACACCGGGCCCGCCTCGCTGTACGCGCACGTGGCGAACAAGAAGGAGCTCGACCAGCTGATGCTCGAGCGGGCGGCTCAGGGCATCGAGCTGGAGGAGCCCGATCCGGAGCGCTGGCAGGAGCAGCTGAAGGACTCGATGCGGCAGATGCTGAGGATGATGCGCGCCTATCCCGGGGTCGCGCGGGCGGCGATCGGTCAGGTTCCGCTCGGTGAGCGCGCGCTGGAGAGCAGCGAGAACATGCTCGGCATCCTCAAGGCGGGCAAGCTGCCGGACCAGGTCGCCGCCTTCGCGGTCGACCTGATCCCGCTCTACGTGACCGCCACGGCGTTCGAGGAGAGTGTCCAGCGGGCCGACGACTGGACTGAGGCGGACATCGCCGAGTTCGTCGGGGGGCTGCGCCGGTTCTTCGACGGGTTGCCGCGGGAGAAGTTCCCGCTGATGGTCTCGCTGGCTGCCGCGCTGACCGCGGGTACCGGCGGCGATGAGCGGTTCGAGTTCGGCGTACAGGTGATCGTGGCCGGCCTGGCCTCACTCGCCGAGAACTAA
- a CDS encoding MerR family transcriptional regulator, which yields MFAIGDFARHGRVSVRMLRHYDAIGLLRPAHVDDATGYRNYDAAQLADLNRIVALKDLGFTLEQVRTMLADEISLVEVRAMLSLRRAELESAVAESAARLTQVESRLRSIEQGDDVPAVVVKDLPASRFVELSSTAASFTPDDIGLVVHPLCAELGQRLPEATGVRPGGRLTCYYEASGDEVIVHAAVPAAVDSDAALNGLTVVDLPATRAATLVHRGRIDEVLTAWQALARWIDDNGHRSSSPSRELYLDCPDDPTAWVTELQEPLVLGE from the coding sequence ATGTTCGCGATCGGGGACTTCGCCAGGCACGGCCGGGTGTCGGTGCGGATGCTGCGGCACTACGACGCCATCGGACTGCTCCGGCCGGCCCACGTCGACGATGCGACCGGGTACCGCAACTACGATGCGGCCCAGCTCGCCGACCTCAACCGGATCGTCGCGCTGAAGGATCTGGGCTTCACGCTCGAGCAGGTCCGGACGATGCTCGCCGACGAGATCAGCCTGGTGGAGGTACGGGCGATGTTGTCGCTGCGCCGGGCCGAACTCGAGTCCGCCGTGGCCGAGAGCGCCGCGCGGCTGACGCAGGTCGAGTCGCGGCTGCGCAGTATCGAGCAAGGCGACGACGTACCCGCGGTCGTGGTCAAGGACCTGCCGGCGTCCCGATTCGTCGAGTTGTCCAGTACTGCCGCCAGCTTCACGCCCGACGACATCGGGCTGGTCGTCCATCCGCTCTGCGCCGAGCTCGGACAACGGTTGCCTGAGGCAACTGGAGTCCGGCCGGGCGGGCGACTGACCTGCTATTACGAGGCTTCCGGCGATGAGGTGATAGTGCATGCCGCAGTACCGGCCGCCGTCGATTCCGATGCCGCACTCAACGGATTGACGGTGGTCGACCTACCGGCCACCCGCGCCGCGACGCTCGTCCATCGCGGGCGCATCGACGAGGTACTGACGGCCTGGCAGGCCCTGGCCCGCTGGATCGACGACAACGGCCACCGCTCCAGCAGTCCGTCCCGCGAGCTCTACCTGGACTGCCCCGACGACCCAACAGCCTGGGTGACGGAGCTACAGGAGCCTTTAGTTCTCGGCGAGTGA
- a CDS encoding amidase family protein, with protein sequence MNRLCTANQAAAAIRAGQASSRELTEDLLARITADTTVNAIVETRPEYALQAATAADEAVASGADLGPLHGVPMTVKDAINVAGLHTTWGDPAFADYLPPADATLVERLKSAGAIIVGKSNVHTMLGDFGQTANELYGRTNNPHDPARTPGGSSGGGAAALAAGLTYLEYGSDLVGSIRLPAAYCGVYGLKPTAGVVPLNGFQPPGPPAPITEFPNPSSLGPLASSAADLRTALEVTGGPTGKAMSWHLEPPRHRRLTDYRVGVVLDHPDAPVTDEVGKALSDKIDALASQGVKIVEGWPEGVDPSDQAEDFGFQIGLFFALHGEDSDFAPLPQIIEQERRRMAARATWQAYFQDIDVFLCPTSFTTAFPHDDRPFEERTIDGRPYDAQVFWISHASLTGLPAVSMPIPTAGLPVGAQVISAFHEDDTAITFAELAAG encoded by the coding sequence ATGAACAGACTCTGTACCGCGAACCAGGCAGCCGCCGCGATCCGCGCCGGCCAGGCCTCCTCCCGCGAACTCACCGAAGACCTGCTGGCCCGGATCACCGCCGATACGACCGTGAACGCGATCGTCGAGACGCGCCCCGAGTACGCGCTGCAGGCAGCCACCGCCGCCGACGAGGCAGTTGCCTCAGGCGCCGACCTCGGCCCGCTGCACGGCGTACCGATGACCGTGAAGGACGCGATCAACGTGGCCGGCCTGCACACGACCTGGGGCGACCCGGCCTTTGCCGACTACCTCCCGCCCGCTGATGCCACGCTGGTCGAGCGGTTGAAGAGTGCCGGCGCGATCATCGTCGGCAAGAGCAACGTCCACACCATGCTCGGCGACTTCGGCCAGACGGCCAACGAGCTCTACGGCCGTACGAACAACCCCCACGACCCCGCCCGTACTCCGGGAGGCTCCAGCGGAGGTGGAGCCGCCGCACTGGCCGCCGGCCTCACGTACTTGGAGTACGGCTCCGACCTGGTCGGCTCCATCCGCCTCCCCGCGGCCTACTGCGGCGTCTACGGCCTCAAGCCCACCGCAGGCGTAGTACCGCTGAACGGCTTCCAGCCCCCGGGCCCACCCGCCCCCATCACCGAGTTCCCCAACCCATCGAGCCTCGGCCCCCTCGCATCATCAGCCGCCGACCTCCGCACAGCCCTGGAAGTCACCGGCGGCCCAACCGGCAAAGCGATGTCGTGGCATCTCGAACCGCCAAGGCATCGCAGGCTGACCGACTATCGGGTCGGCGTCGTCCTCGACCACCCCGATGCGCCCGTCACCGACGAGGTCGGCAAGGCCCTGTCCGACAAGATCGACGCGCTGGCGAGCCAAGGCGTGAAGATCGTCGAGGGCTGGCCGGAAGGCGTCGATCCATCAGACCAGGCCGAGGACTTCGGTTTCCAGATCGGGCTGTTCTTCGCACTGCACGGCGAGGACTCCGACTTCGCGCCCCTCCCCCAGATCATCGAGCAGGAGCGCCGGCGGATGGCGGCCCGGGCGACCTGGCAGGCGTACTTCCAAGACATCGACGTCTTCCTCTGCCCGACCAGCTTCACGACCGCCTTCCCGCACGACGATCGCCCCTTCGAGGAACGGACGATCGACGGCCGGCCGTACGACGCGCAGGTGTTCTGGATCTCGCATGCCTCGCTGACCGGCCTGCCCGCGGTGAGTATGCCGATCCCCACAGCTGGCCTGCCCGTCGGGGCTCAAGTGATCAGCGCGTTCCACGAGGACGACACGGCGATCACCTTCGCCGAGCTCGCGGCTGGTTAA
- a CDS encoding TIGR04222 domain-containing membrane protein: protein MTRAAALSLHELSYLCGGPRRAVLTAVLALCQSEQLEIGADGRAHRLDEVGWGDALEQAVLDVVPSAGLELESIVDAVAESKAMRATRGMLAARGLALRWFPGLTGAGRRARHEVLTNPPEGLRRIAVLGAEAIQDAQLRRTLTDPTYRQRLTLTPCQTVELTP, encoded by the coding sequence ATGACGAGAGCGGCTGCGCTGTCGCTGCACGAGTTGTCCTACCTTTGCGGCGGGCCGAGGCGGGCTGTGCTGACGGCCGTACTCGCCCTGTGCCAGTCGGAGCAGCTCGAGATCGGCGCGGACGGCCGGGCCCACCGCTTGGACGAAGTTGGTTGGGGTGACGCGCTTGAGCAGGCGGTGCTCGACGTCGTGCCGAGCGCTGGCTTGGAGCTGGAATCCATCGTCGACGCGGTCGCTGAGTCGAAGGCTATGAGGGCAACCCGCGGCATGCTTGCTGCTCGGGGGTTGGCGCTGAGGTGGTTCCCAGGGCTCACCGGGGCGGGTCGCCGGGCACGCCATGAGGTACTTACCAACCCGCCCGAAGGCCTCCGCCGGATTGCGGTCCTCGGCGCGGAGGCGATCCAGGACGCGCAGCTCCGACGGACGCTCACCGACCCGACGTACCGGCAGCGCTTGACCCTGACACCGTGTCAGACCGTAGAGCTGACGCCATGA
- a CDS encoding response regulator transcription factor — protein MRILVAEDLYLLRDGMVRLIEAYGHEVVATTSTGPETLTALLELRPDVSVVDVRMPPTQSDEGLRAALAARNEVPGLPVLILSQHVEQLYARELLADGTGGIGYLLKESVFDADQFIDALERVAAGGTAMDPAVIAKLLNNRTPRLGRLTDREHEVLALMAEGLSNQAICQRLFLSESAVSKHTTALFAKLSITDDTTTNRRVLAVLAYLNKT, from the coding sequence ATGCGAATCCTTGTAGCCGAAGACCTCTACCTCCTGCGCGACGGCATGGTCCGACTGATCGAGGCCTACGGGCATGAGGTCGTCGCGACCACGAGCACCGGCCCCGAGACGCTCACCGCCCTGCTGGAGCTCCGGCCGGACGTCTCCGTCGTCGACGTCCGGATGCCGCCGACCCAGTCTGACGAGGGCCTGCGCGCAGCCCTTGCCGCGCGCAACGAAGTACCGGGTCTGCCGGTCCTGATCCTGTCCCAGCACGTCGAGCAGCTCTACGCTCGCGAACTCCTTGCCGACGGCACCGGCGGCATCGGCTACCTGCTCAAGGAAAGCGTCTTCGACGCCGACCAGTTCATCGACGCCCTGGAACGCGTCGCCGCCGGCGGCACCGCGATGGATCCCGCTGTGATCGCCAAGCTCCTCAACAACCGAACCCCGAGGCTCGGCCGGCTCACCGACCGCGAACACGAGGTCCTCGCCCTGATGGCCGAAGGCCTGTCCAACCAGGCGATCTGCCAGCGTCTCTTCCTCAGCGAAAGCGCGGTCAGCAAACACACCACCGCGCTCTTCGCCAAGCTGTCGATCACCGACGACACCACCACCAACCGCCGGGTCCTGGCCGTCCTCGCCTACCTGAACAAGACCTAG
- a CDS encoding sensor histidine kinase translates to MGQVASWAAKLCVGFGRACVLVGVTMLVPAVWAVAAVVWVWWGGNPWSLIAPVVLAAVGTFTLARPICRMIRYFVARWTGTVIPGGYLEPAPVTQMSTGYWWNGRSYSSTSKEAKEDQELANLWRDPATWRDLRFLGIAPFAIGLVAAVPPAGIALVVLAIIRPGLTMVGVLGLIAALTISPYAWRTAEPVAVRFLQPSQEQVLAERVDELTAQRADSTVAQAAEIRRIERDLHDGAQARLVALGLALATAEKLMETDPDQAKALMREARAGAATSLTELRELVQGINPPVLNERGLVDAVRALALDSPLEVTVSAAGRLTLDPPIESALYFAVAELLTNATKHARATSVRINLTRTSTLIVEVSDNGKGGASARRGGGLDGLQRRLAVFDGVCEITSPPGGPTMVRMVVPCESL, encoded by the coding sequence ATGGGACAGGTGGCGTCGTGGGCGGCCAAGCTCTGCGTGGGGTTCGGGCGGGCCTGCGTTCTGGTGGGCGTGACCATGCTGGTGCCGGCCGTCTGGGCGGTCGCGGCGGTGGTTTGGGTCTGGTGGGGTGGGAATCCGTGGTCGTTGATCGCGCCCGTGGTGCTGGCTGCCGTCGGTACGTTCACGCTGGCGCGGCCGATCTGCCGGATGATCCGGTACTTCGTCGCGCGCTGGACCGGCACCGTCATCCCCGGCGGCTACCTGGAGCCCGCGCCGGTGACGCAGATGTCCACCGGCTACTGGTGGAACGGCCGCTCGTACTCCTCCACGAGTAAGGAAGCGAAGGAGGACCAGGAACTCGCGAACCTGTGGCGCGACCCCGCAACCTGGCGCGACCTGCGGTTCCTGGGGATCGCCCCGTTCGCCATCGGCCTGGTCGCCGCCGTCCCACCGGCCGGGATCGCCTTGGTGGTCCTCGCGATCATCCGGCCAGGGCTCACCATGGTCGGCGTACTCGGCCTGATCGCCGCCCTCACCATCTCCCCCTACGCATGGCGCACCGCCGAGCCTGTGGCCGTCCGGTTCTTGCAGCCGTCGCAGGAGCAGGTGCTGGCAGAGCGAGTCGATGAACTGACCGCGCAGCGCGCCGACAGCACGGTCGCGCAGGCCGCCGAGATCCGCCGGATCGAACGCGATCTGCACGACGGTGCCCAGGCCCGGCTGGTCGCACTCGGCCTCGCCCTGGCCACCGCGGAGAAGCTGATGGAGACCGACCCCGACCAGGCCAAAGCCCTCATGCGCGAGGCCCGTGCCGGCGCCGCCACCTCACTGACCGAGCTCCGCGAACTGGTCCAGGGCATCAACCCACCGGTCCTCAACGAACGCGGCCTCGTCGACGCCGTCCGGGCCCTCGCCCTCGACAGTCCACTCGAGGTCACCGTCAGCGCCGCCGGCCGGCTGACCCTCGACCCACCGATCGAGTCCGCCCTGTACTTCGCTGTCGCAGAACTACTCACCAACGCGACCAAACACGCCCGCGCAACATCAGTACGAATCAACCTCACGCGTACCTCTACCCTGATCGTCGAAGTCTCCGACAATGGCAAGGGCGGCGCCTCCGCGCGCAGAGGTGGCGGACTCGACGGTCTGCAACGCCGGCTGGCGGTCTTCGACGGCGTGTGCGAGATCACCAGCCCACCCGGCGGCCCGACCATGGTCAGAATGGTGGTGCCATGCGAATCCTTGTAG
- a CDS encoding M20 family metallopeptidase, with protein MITPAEQSVLDRVDEELLVRITQSLLRATGQNPPGEEAATVAALSAAAIELDLDVVATRVEPGRDNVSITLAGGNGPGLLLLGHTDVVPIGDGWTKDPFGAELIDGRLYGRGASDMKGGLAAALAALAALRGVELSGPVELAALMDEEETGKGIRAYVDAAGRTTSGTGGGADGIGRDRIGGAGIGGVGGSWLGCITAEPTDLQTIIGARGDSYLRVEIHGKACHAGNPADGANAIYGAAAVVAEIERLHAELAESPHPLLGAATWSVGQIQGGTGGSIVPAECVLVADRRLLPGESPDAVLDDLKTRVAALNLEARGLSVELEMPMEMPAFLTPADADLVTTTDAALTDAGGPQLPLGGWTAACDGGFIARDLGVPVVVLGPGSVTTQAHRADESVGIDELVVAARAYALTALRLLG; from the coding sequence ATGATCACTCCCGCCGAACAGTCCGTCCTCGATCGTGTCGACGAGGAGCTCCTCGTCCGGATCACCCAGAGCCTGTTGCGGGCGACCGGGCAGAACCCGCCCGGCGAGGAGGCGGCGACGGTCGCCGCGTTGAGCGCGGCCGCGATCGAGCTCGACCTGGACGTCGTCGCCACCCGCGTCGAGCCCGGCCGCGACAACGTCAGCATCACGCTTGCCGGTGGCAACGGACCGGGTCTGCTCCTGCTCGGCCATACCGACGTCGTACCGATCGGCGACGGCTGGACCAAGGACCCCTTCGGCGCCGAACTCATCGATGGCCGCCTCTACGGCCGCGGCGCCTCCGACATGAAAGGCGGTCTGGCAGCCGCGCTCGCAGCTCTCGCGGCCCTGCGTGGTGTCGAGCTGAGCGGCCCGGTCGAACTGGCCGCCCTGATGGACGAAGAAGAAACCGGCAAGGGCATCCGCGCGTACGTCGATGCCGCAGGGCGCACCACCAGCGGCACCGGCGGCGGCGCCGACGGCATCGGCAGGGACCGCATCGGCGGGGCCGGCATCGGCGGCGTCGGCGGCTCGTGGCTTGGGTGCATCACGGCGGAGCCGACTGACCTGCAGACCATCATCGGCGCGCGCGGCGACTCGTACCTCCGCGTCGAGATCCACGGGAAGGCCTGCCACGCGGGCAACCCCGCCGACGGCGCCAACGCGATCTACGGCGCGGCCGCCGTAGTGGCCGAGATCGAGCGGTTGCATGCCGAGCTGGCCGAGTCGCCGCACCCGCTGCTCGGCGCGGCCACCTGGAGCGTCGGCCAGATCCAGGGTGGTACCGGCGGTTCGATCGTTCCCGCCGAGTGCGTCCTCGTCGCCGACCGCCGCCTCCTCCCAGGCGAATCACCCGACGCTGTCCTCGACGATCTCAAGACCCGGGTCGCCGCCCTCAACCTCGAGGCCCGCGGCCTCTCGGTGGAGTTGGAGATGCCGATGGAGATGCCCGCCTTCCTCACGCCCGCCGACGCAGACCTGGTCACCACCACCGACGCTGCCCTCACCGATGCCGGCGGCCCGCAACTCCCCCTCGGCGGCTGGACCGCGGCTTGCGACGGCGGCTTCATTGCCCGCGACCTCGGCGTACCGGTCGTCGTCCTCGGCCCTGGCTCAGTCACCACCCAAGCCCACCGAGCCGACGAATCCGTCGGCATCGATGAGCTCGTGGTCGCCGCGAGAGCGTACGCACTGACTGCGTTACGCCTCCTTGGCTAG
- a CDS encoding NAD-dependent epimerase/dehydratase family protein — protein sequence MKVLVAGATGGLGRSLVPKLIAAGHEVTGMIRSESGAAGVRAQGAQVVLADGLDAAAVKAAVGSVQPEVVVHQMTALKSGIDFKKFDESFALTNRLRTEGTDNLLAASHAAGVRRIIVQSYAGWNLQRGGSPTKTEDVPLDAEPVAATAKTMAGIRQLEAAVTGDQALEGLVLRYASFYGPTGAIGKGGEMVELIRARKLPLIGDGSGIWSFIHYDDAADATVRAVTMGDPGIYQIADDDPASVAVWLPELARILGAKPPRHIPVWLAKLAAGEAAVSAFTQIRGADNSKAKDAFCWQPGYASWRQGFRHGL from the coding sequence ATGAAGGTGTTGGTGGCGGGCGCGACCGGCGGGCTCGGACGGTCGCTGGTGCCGAAGCTGATCGCGGCGGGGCACGAGGTGACCGGGATGATCCGGTCCGAGTCGGGCGCGGCCGGCGTACGGGCGCAGGGTGCTCAGGTGGTACTGGCGGACGGGCTGGATGCTGCCGCGGTGAAGGCGGCTGTCGGGTCCGTGCAGCCTGAGGTGGTCGTGCACCAGATGACCGCGTTGAAGTCCGGGATCGACTTCAAGAAGTTCGACGAGAGCTTCGCGTTGACCAATCGGCTGCGCACGGAGGGCACGGACAACCTGCTCGCCGCGTCGCACGCTGCCGGCGTACGGCGGATCATCGTGCAGAGCTACGCCGGCTGGAACCTGCAGCGTGGTGGCTCGCCGACCAAGACCGAGGACGTCCCGCTGGATGCCGAACCGGTCGCGGCGACTGCCAAGACAATGGCCGGCATCCGCCAGCTCGAGGCGGCCGTCACCGGCGACCAGGCTCTCGAGGGTCTCGTACTCCGGTACGCGAGCTTCTACGGCCCGACCGGGGCGATCGGCAAGGGTGGCGAAATGGTCGAGCTGATCCGCGCGCGCAAGCTGCCGCTGATCGGCGACGGGTCGGGCATCTGGTCCTTCATCCACTACGACGACGCGGCCGACGCAACAGTCCGAGCGGTCACGATGGGCGACCCGGGCATTTACCAGATCGCCGACGACGACCCGGCCTCCGTAGCGGTCTGGCTACCCGAGCTTGCCCGCATCCTGGGCGCGAAGCCGCCCCGCCACATCCCAGTGTGGCTGGCCAAACTGGCGGCCGGCGAGGCGGCGGTCTCGGCCTTCACCCAGATCCGCGGCGCGGACAACAGCAAGGCAAAGGACGCCTTCTGCTGGCAGCCCGGCTACGCAAGCTGGCGACAGGGCTTCCGGCACGGCCTATGA